The sequence GCGTCTGCGAGTTGCCCCACTGGGACGCGCTCGAGGCCTACGAGGAGGCCGAGCAGGCGGGCGTGCTGGAAGAGGGGACGTTCCACCACGATCTCATCCGGCAGACCGTCTACCAGGGGCTCTCGGCGCAGAAACGGCGGCTGCTGCACGGCCGCGCGGCCGCGTTCGCCAGCGAGAAGGCCGAGCCTCAGGAGGTCGCTGAACACTGGTACCGGGCGGGCGAGCACGAGCGAGCAGCCGAGAAGTGGCTGGCCGCGGCCGTGCGGTTGAGGAGCCGGGGTCTGCATCACAGTGCGGTCCCGACCCTCCGCCGGGCGTCCCAGCTGTTGCCGGCCGGCCGCCTGCGCCTGAACCTGGAGGTCGAGCTGGCCCGACTGCTGGTCGAAGCGTCGCTGCTGGAGGAGGCCTCGGAGGTGATCCAGCCGCTCCTGGCCGCGACCCTGCCGCCGCCCGCGAAGTTGTCTCTCCTGGTGAGTGAAGCGCTCAGGCGCATCTACGTTGGCGGTCAGCTCGATGCGGCTGCCCAGCTGCTGGATCAGGCCCAGGCGCTAGAACGAGAGGTAGCCGACCGGGCCCAGAGCTTCAGGCTCTGGCGCGTCAGAACCTCGGCACTCTACTTCCGCGGCCGCTACCAGGCGGGGCTGGAGGCGGCGCAGGAGGCGTTGGCGACTTGGCAGGGCAGCGAAGACGGCGAGGAGCTCTTCTTCGCCCACTACCAGCTCGCCCTCTTCCTCGACGCCCTCGGGCGTCATCGGGAGGCGCTGCCGCACCATCTCGAGGCGCTCGCCCTCTCGCGCCGGCTGGAGGCCGAGCACCTCGAGGTCGAGTCGGCCACCTCGCTGCTCGTCTGCTTCCGGCGTTTGGGCGAGCCCGAACGAGGAGTAGCCGTTGCCGAGGAGGCGCTGGCGAAGGCGGGCTACCTGGCCAGCGACTGGCTGCGCAACAACCTGGCCGATGCCTACCTCGCACTGGGCCGCGCCGAAGACGCCGTTAGGCTCTCCCGCGAGATCATCGAGCGGGGCGACCCCAACTTCAGCGCCATCTGTTGGGCCCGGTTGGGGGAGATCGCCCTGCTTGGCGGAGGGAAGCCGGAGCCGGAGTTCGACCTGGCCCTGCAGCACCTGCACGACTGTGACGTGCCGGCGGTGCAGGTGCTGGCGCTCATCCCGCTGCTGAACCATGCATCCGGCGCAGAGTTGAGCCGTGCGTTGGACGCCGCCTCGCGTGTGCGCATCGGAGCCGCACCGGTCCACGTCGAGGAGCGCTTCGGGGCAGCGCTGACCGCAGCGCGCGAACGGGCATCGCGAGGCGAGGGAGTGAGGCAGGCGTAGCCGGCAGCGGGTCCGCGAGCAGGCGTAGTTGGTGAATGCCGACCCGCATGAAGGAGCATGACGCCTAGCCGCTCCCCTCCTCGACCCGCCGGCCCTCCTGCTTCCAACGCTGGAAGCCGCCGTCCATGTGGGCGACTCGGCCGAAGCCCAGCGACCGCATCATGTCGGCCGCAAGCGCCGAGCGCCCACCCGATGCGCAGTGGAGGATTATCCGCCTCTCGGGGTCGAGATCCTCCTTGTGATAAGGGCTGGCGGGGTCGGCCCAGAACTCGAGCATGCCCCTGGGGTAGTGGCTGGCGCCGGGGATGGCGCCGCTGCGGTCGATCTCGTCCCGCTCCCGGATGTCCACGAGGAGGGCTCCCTGCTTCAGCTCCTCTTCGACCTGCTCGGGGGAGAGATTCTCGATCCGCGAGCGGGCCTCGCTCACCATCTCCTTGACGGAACTCGCCGCCGGTCTTCCGTTGGTCATCTCTACCTCACTCGATCCGCCGACCAGACGTCGCCTGGTCCGGGTGAACTCGCCTTCCAACCATTCCTGCGCCGATATCCGGTCGGTTCCTCGTACCGAAAGCGAACGGTTAACGCCAAGCCGAAGTGCGCTGACTGTGCGTGAGCGGAGGTCCTTTGGCCAGACTGCCCTCCCGAACTTCTTGGAATTGGCCGGATTATGGGGCAAGGTCGGGCGAAAGTCAACGAGGGTCGAGTCGATCCTGCCCGTGCCGGTTCGACCCCGGCCCAGGACGTTCGAGCGGCTCGCAACCGGTTGGTTGGCGAGCCTGCCGGTCCCGATCCCGAGCCGTCGTAGGGTTGTGGTCGGGAGGTCGATGGAGATAGGCATCCAACCGGTCGTATACGAAACGCACATGCACACGCCCCTCTGCCGCCACGCCGAAGGGGAGCCGCACGAGTACGCAGAGGTCGGTCGTCAACGCGGACTCAAGGGGATCACCGTCACCTGCCACAACCCTCTGCCCGACGGGATCAACTCGGGCACCCGCATGTACCCGCACCAGTTCGAGGAGTACCTCGACCTGGTCGCCCGGACCCGCAGCCGACTGGAAGGTGAAGTCGATGTTCTACTGGGGCTCGAGGCCGACTTCCTGCCCGGACTCGAGGCGTGGGTCGAGCGGCAGCTGAACTCGGCCGGGTTCCACTACGTCCTGGG comes from Trueperaceae bacterium and encodes:
- a CDS encoding rhodanese-like domain-containing protein, whose translation is MTNGRPAASSVKEMVSEARSRIENLSPEQVEEELKQGALLVDIRERDEIDRSGAIPGASHYPRGMLEFWADPASPYHKEDLDPERRIILHCASGGRSALAADMMRSLGFGRVAHMDGGFQRWKQEGRRVEEGSG